Within the Oncorhynchus mykiss isolate Arlee chromosome 4, USDA_OmykA_1.1, whole genome shotgun sequence genome, the region tatggagggctgtgcggccccccaaagaaatgccaccccacaccatgactgacccacctccaaaccggtcatgctggaggatgttgcaggcagcagaacgttctccacggcgtctccagactctgtcacgtctgttacatgtgctcagtgtgaacctgctttcatctgtgaagagcacagggcgccggtggtgaatttgccaatcttggtgttgtCTGGCAAATGctaaacgtcctgcacggtgttgggctgtaagcacaacccccacctgtggacgtcgggtcctcataccaccctcatggagtctgtttctgaccgtttgagcagacacatgcacatttgtggcctgctggaggtcattttgcagggctctggcagtgctccacctgctcctccttgcacaaaggcggaggtagcggtcctgctgctgggttgttgccctcctacagcctcctccacatctcctgatgtactggcctgtctcctggtagcgcctccatgctctggacactacgctgacagacacagcaaaccttcttgccacagctcgcattgatgtgccatcctggatgagctgcactacctgagccacttgtgtggattgtagactccgtctcatgctaccactagagtgaaagcaccgccagcattcaaaagtgatcaaaacatcagccaggaagcataggaactgagaagtggtctgtggtcaccacctgcagaaccactcctttattgggggtgtcttgctacttgcctataatttccacctgttgtctattccatttgcacaacagcatgtgaaatttattgtcattgtcattccctttatttgtttgagcagtgtagtaGGTAAGACTAACATAGCTACTGGGTTAGTTCTCAACTGTCCTAATGGTTGATATAGTAGGTAAGACTAACATAGCTACTGGGTTAGTTCCTAACTGTCCTAATGGTTGATTTAGTAGGTAAGACTAACATAGCTACTGGGTTAGTTCCTAACTGTCCTAATGGTTGACATAGTAGGTAAGACTTACATAGCTAATGGGTTAGTTGTCAACATTTCCTCGCAAATATTTCCGTGCCACAACTAACTCTTCCTGTCGCTTCAAGTCTTCTtaccatttgcaaataaatgcgaGCTAACCCACTCAAATAAACAGAAGCAACTTTAAACGTctgtttttatgttatttttGTTGTCTTGTTCCTTATGGTACCACACAGGGCGAGGAGGGCAGCCACAGTGACACCAGTCTGAACTTCGTCTCTCTAAAGGGTAAAGGTCAGGGTCACGTGGTGTCGAGGCACAGCGACCCTCTGCCTAAACCACAGAACCTACGGCTGGTGAGGATGCTTTGACCACTGGGAAGTTGACGACCACAGGCTCTGTTTCTAGGCCCCTTACATTAAAGAGATGGAACATGTAGACCCATGTGATACTCTATTGAACAGGTGTGCTGCTCCATGATCAATCACATAAGTAATGCGTTAGTGATAAATGTAaaacatgcatgtcattaatatTAGCGTAAAAATGTATCATGACAAATCTTGGAACCGTATATCTAAGAATCTTAAAATGCAGAGTTGTTAATCAACTCTGAGGGGTTAGGTCTGTTTGGAAAAAGTGGTGCTGCGGGATATGTTTGTGACATTGTAGCCATCCTGCCGTAATTTGTGTAGAGCAGTGCGGCTCTGCCCACTGAATGTTCTCTCTTCTGTCATGCTGCGTATGGAAGTAGTAGTGTCCCCCTGACTAAGAGTAATTCAGGGGCCAGTCTGTAACAAGAAAAACAGTCAGAAAGAGTAAGTATGTCTTCACTGTAAACTCAATGAGGTGGGCTCATTACATTGACTCGTAGTTGGAAATGCAGGGCTGTGATCATTAGGTAGCACCGTAACAAAGAATTTTGCAACTTTCAGTCAGTTTTCTTCCGTTTTGGTGCCTGATGAACACAACTCTGTTCTATCTATAGTAGGTCATctgaaatatacagttgaagttggaaatgtacgtacaccttagccaaatacatttaaactccattttcacaattcctgacattgtaatcctagtaaaaattccctgtcttaggtcagttaggatcaccactttattttaagaatgtgaaatgtcagaatgatagtagagtgatttatttcagcttttatttctttcatcacattcccagtgggtcagaagcttacatacactttattagtatttggtagcgttgcctttaaattgtttaacttgggtcaaacgtttcgtgtagccttccacaagcttccaacaagaagttgggtgaattatggcccattccttctgtcagagctggtgtaactgagtcaggtttgtaggcctccttgctcgcacacactttttcagttctgcccacacattttctataggattgaggtcagggctttgtgattgccactccaataccttgactttgttgtccttaagccattttgccacaactttggaagtatgcttggggtcattgtccatttggaagacccatttgcaaccaagctttaactgatgtcttgagaagttgcttcaatatatccacacaatttccctccctcatgatgccatctattttgtgaagcgcaccagtccctcctgcagcaaagcacccccacaacatgatgctgccacccccgtgcttcacggttgggatggtgttcttcggcgtgcaagcatccccctttttcctccaaatataacaatggtcattatggccaaacagttctatttttgtttaatcagaccagaggacatttctccaaaaagtacgatctttgtccctatgtgcagttgcaaaccgtaatctgtctttttttatggcggttttagagcagtggctttttccttgctgagcggcctttcaggttatgtcgatataggcctcgttttactgtggatatagatacttttctacctgattcctccagcatcttcacaggttcctttgctgctgttctgggattgatttgcacttttcacaccaaagtacgttcatctctaggagacagaactcgtctccttcctgagaggtatgatggctgagtggtcccatggtgtttgtacttgcgtgctattgtttgtacagatgatggtacgtggtaccttcagacgtttggaaattgctctcaagcatgaaccagacttgtggaggtctacaattttcttctgaggtctaaactgatttcttttgattttcccatgatgtcaagcaaagaagcacagagtttgaatgtaggccttgaaatacatccacaggtacacctccaattgactcagatgatgtcaattagcctatcagaagcttctaaagccaagacataattttctggaattttccacgctgtttaaaggcacagtcaacttagtgtatgtaaacttctgacccagtggaattgtgatacagtgaattataagtgaaataatctgtctgtaaacaattgttggaaaaattacttgtttcatgcacaaagtagatgtcctaaccgacttgcgaaaactatagtttgttaacaatacatttgtggagtggttgaaaaacaagttttaatgactccaacctaagtatatgtaaacttccgacttcaactgtaaatctaTGTTAGGTTAGTGTTCTGTACTCTTGTTGAAAGTACAAAGGAGGTGTTTGTTAAGATGACTAAAGACCCTTAGAAACATGAACCTGTGTGACCTTGGCCTAAGTTGTGTGGCAGATGCTTTGCTTTAATACACAGGAGCACTGTGCTGTCTGGATCTGCTCTGTTGCACCATGTCCTTGTTCTTCCACTGTagcttcctctgtctcctctcgtctTTCTTTCTGTTTATCTGTGTGTCCCTTCCCTCTGTCCCCAAGCAGCTTCGTCCACTCCCTGAGGGAGGAGAGCCTCTCAGGGCGCTCCTTTACTCCAATGAGGAGCGGCACTGGcctcaatgtgtgtgtgcatgtgtgcatggtATGTGTATCATTAGCTAAGTTAGTTGTGCACCTCCGAGTGATGAGGTGTGAAATCACATAATTTGCCTCCTGCCTCAACTGTAATGAATGTTGTTTTGTAACGTTTGCTGTCAGCCTTGGAATCAAAAGTCTGTACTTTAACATTCAATATGGAGATTATGGACTTGTACTTTTCTGTTTGTTCTTGTTTTTtgtatgtatttctgtgtgtgtgtgtgtgtgtgtgtgtatttctgtgtttgtgcGAGTGTCCTTCCTTCACTGCACTCCTGTCTgtggtctcactcactcactcactcactcactcactcactcagcctgTATGCTCTGGGCAGTGACACAGAGGGTGATGGGGACCAGCTCTTTTCTGACTGATAATAAACTGAGCTGTTCGGAGAACAGATGAGCTGCATGCTCAaggcatcctctctctctcggtgtgtgcGTGCGCACACCTTTATATCAACTACATGTCTACTTCAGTGAATGTCTCCTCGACCTTAGTTAATGTGTGTTAttgttgactgtgtgtgtcctCCAGACAGGCCTTGCCTCTTCAGTTCATCCCCCAGGAGAGCAGCAGGTTTGGGGAGGGGAGTGGGCAGCAGCACCCTGGTCTCCCTTTTGGACCTGGCCAGCCAACGGAGTGCTGCAGGTGGGGGGGTCCCACGCAGGAGAATCCCACCACAAAGACCTCTCAGGCAGCAGGAACGGTGAGAGAAGCATGTGTGTGTAAGGAAGATATACAaagcattaagaacaccttcctaatattgagttgcacccccttttgccctcagaacagccttaattcttcgaggcatggactctacaagttgtcgaaagtgtttcacagggatgctggcccatgttgactccaatgcttcccacagttgtcaaattggctggatgtcctttgggtagaggaccattcttgatacacacaggaaactgtagagcgtgaaaaacccagtgacatcaataagggatcacagctttcacctggattcacctggtcagtctgtcatggaaagagcaggtgttcattaTGTTTTATACACTCGGTGAATACTGGAATATAGGATGCATCTTCAACATCACTATGTGAATGGTAAATGCTTTTATTTCTGCCATTTTTTTCTGTCAAGCACTATTACACTTGATTGATGTGACTAGGTTTGTTATGGTTTTTTGTTGTGAAGTAATG harbors:
- the LOC110522507 gene encoding uncharacterized protein LOC110522507 isoform X5; the encoded protein is MNRTTPLLLELVKRGRHREKASIFSAGEEGSHSDTSLNFVSLKGKGQGHVVSRHSDPLPKPQNLRLTGLASSVHPPGEQQVWGGEWAAAPWSPFWTWPANGVLQVGGSHAGESHHKDLSGSRNDDDVDYDDDFNSHPSDISKSEVSIGGEIEEVSVEGPDNSNKVSGCCCRQMKTQVWLLTKLPGRLCVHP